From Deltaproteobacteria bacterium, one genomic window encodes:
- a CDS encoding cytochrome C — MAENIQPGTIQDQEEVKVQAGRARAALPAADLPDKVHTWPYLVRAEFIAGCVLLLVLMVWSITVDAPMEEPANPTKTPNPSKAPWYFLGLQEMLVYFDPWIAGVLLPSLIIVGLMIIPYVDINPKGNGYYTWSERKFAIATFLVGFLGMWVGMITIGVFFRGPGWNLFMPWDYWDPHKVVPLTNIDLPYKLGIRTEMGAMLFGAICVLGWLVGIPGAVWQWKKGTPFMRQLGMMRYGIVATLFMIMAGVLVKMALRLSLNIKYILVIPNILNI; from the coding sequence ACGGGCGCGCGCCGCGCTTCCCGCCGCCGATCTGCCCGACAAGGTCCACACCTGGCCGTACCTGGTCCGCGCCGAGTTCATCGCCGGCTGCGTCCTTCTCCTGGTGCTGATGGTGTGGAGCATCACCGTCGACGCCCCGATGGAGGAGCCGGCGAATCCGACCAAGACGCCGAACCCGTCCAAGGCGCCCTGGTACTTCCTCGGCCTGCAGGAAATGCTCGTCTACTTCGACCCCTGGATCGCCGGCGTGCTCTTGCCGTCGCTGATCATCGTCGGGCTGATGATCATCCCGTACGTCGACATCAACCCGAAGGGGAACGGCTACTACACCTGGAGCGAGCGCAAGTTCGCCATCGCCACCTTCCTCGTCGGGTTCCTCGGAATGTGGGTGGGGATGATCACCATCGGCGTCTTCTTCCGCGGTCCCGGCTGGAACCTCTTCATGCCCTGGGACTACTGGGACCCGCACAAGGTGGTGCCGCTGACCAACATCGATCTGCCCTACAAGCTGGGCATCCGCACCGAGATGGGAGCGATGCTCTTCGGCGCCATCTGCGTGCTGGGATGGCTGGTCGGTATCCCCGGCGCCGTCTGGCAATGGAAGAAGGGCACGCCGTTCATGCGCCAGCTGGGGATGATGCGGTACGGGATCGTCGCCACGCTCTTCATGATCATGGCCGGCGTCCTGGTGAAGATGGCTCTGCGCCTGAGCCTCAACATCAAATACATCCTCGTCATCCCGAACATCCTGAACATTTGA
- a CDS encoding TonB-dependent receptor, whose amino-acid sequence MTRSRLLAAAAALFLPAAAMAESIEGAVDFGGKAPTPGKLHREADPYCAKKTMTDPAVLVKNGKLENVWVHVTKGAKETAKPPADTVEMDQKDCMYEPRMTTAVVGQKIQAKNGDPVLHNVHTYLGSATLFNKGMPNDKAAPIEYVAKDEGMMKWKCDVHPWMRGYIGVSKSGLQAVTKGDGSFKIDNVPPGKYTVEAWHEKYGTKTQEVTVEAGKPAKVSFKYDGTEKGGA is encoded by the coding sequence ATGACCCGTTCGAGACTGCTTGCCGCCGCCGCTGCCCTGTTCCTTCCCGCCGCCGCGATGGCGGAGTCCATCGAAGGCGCCGTGGACTTCGGCGGCAAGGCCCCGACGCCAGGCAAGCTGCACCGTGAGGCCGACCCGTACTGCGCGAAGAAGACGATGACCGACCCCGCCGTCCTGGTGAAGAACGGCAAGCTCGAGAACGTCTGGGTGCACGTCACCAAGGGCGCCAAGGAGACCGCGAAGCCGCCGGCCGACACGGTGGAGATGGACCAGAAGGACTGCATGTACGAGCCGCGCATGACCACCGCGGTCGTGGGTCAGAAGATCCAGGCGAAGAACGGCGACCCCGTCCTCCACAACGTCCACACCTACCTGGGCTCCGCCACGCTCTTCAACAAGGGGATGCCCAACGACAAGGCCGCGCCCATCGAGTACGTGGCGAAGGACGAGGGCATGATGAAGTGGAAGTGCGACGTGCACCCCTGGATGCGCGGGTACATCGGCGTCTCGAAGAGCGGCCTGCAGGCGGTGACCAAGGGCGACGGGTCGTTCAAGATCGACAACGTGCCGCCCGGCAAGTACACGGTCGAGGCCTGGCACGAGAAGTACGGCACCAAGACTCAGGAGGTGACCGTCGAGGCCGGCAAGCCCGCAAAGGTGAGCTTCAAGTACGACGGTACGGAAAAGGGAGGGGCATAG
- a CDS encoding c-type cytochrome, whose product MPRKPLELQSLKWPFVGLAVLLALSSIWAVYDEVVPRRPWKNYQREFFKLEESHLKADREQAQKRLESAETKQQLDAARADLKAATDAISGNAEQRREYEAAVKGEDDGRVKEAEAKLYLGFDKSEQDAVYYKLREARHENEEADEAKLQKQFDDWQRKIDEKTRIYDQAIAAHKAATQKRLAFIQRRDAAQAKIDAIEKPIRDIDKRLEAFSGIGKLPQMEQYWISNLRNSWGSETVDRCQNCHVGINKGGFSAPWEVLEAKKANLAAADMKAQFAVDPEVVDAYQKIHDALCEDVPPAPEAIPIGGYQPPAEPSPMDPAQATECRPRVTWEKWVELAEAYCGPNARWFAKTKAVLKDAKGAVLAEQKPQWKGMSSNPALDAEKGEEKPIEERVAQACTDKESLAAFEEAAKTNPFDVKPVFRTHPHRFELLTKAHNPETFGCTTCHGGQGAQTKGVRHRAFRHGEDDHDWNDPLTDEVTVMGKKYRGAFMQSKCNKCHAQELTLSHAPLLSKGKKLFTDVGCWGCHPVEGYNDLAKRGPTLTNIASKTTQGWLHTWVSYPKGWRPATRMPNFWPGAVDAQSVPHHESQKPDEVMAQHRKLREQEVSAIVAYLWVNSDKAPLLAQTAPRGDAAKGKETFDSVGCRGCHVTEKDATARRSEASEERDYAPNLWNVADKAKPEWIYSWVKNPKAMWPETKMPDLRLSDAEAANVTAYLLTLKSDQKYPEQKASARQQQTLAAQGKELIAKYGCFGCHNIKGFENAQKIGTELTEHGRKGVELLDFGDVQYFTEDPKHHQTYANWVWEKLHVPRVFAYERVETRMPQFDFTDDEALAILTFLKGQTGETPPPEYRTGINEVQAAVYKGERLVFWNGCRNCHIVEKRGGKIRDQFNEDNQSFAPPILTGEGWKVQPHWLFGFIKDPIPLRPWLTVRMPTFHFTDADATDVVHYFAAASNKSFPYLTAEAPQPEGERLRQTEALFKELQCVNCHVVGQLRPNQDPASAAPNFLLAKERLRPDWIPVWLKNPQALMDGTRMPSFWDFSDEAHPVSPSKLFNGDSKAQIDALRDYLMHLEAKSAQPTKTAAVSTRG is encoded by the coding sequence ATGCCGCGAAAGCCTCTCGAGCTGCAGAGCCTGAAGTGGCCCTTCGTCGGCCTCGCCGTGCTCCTCGCCTTGAGCAGCATCTGGGCCGTCTACGACGAGGTGGTCCCGCGGAGACCGTGGAAGAACTACCAGCGCGAATTCTTCAAGCTGGAGGAGTCGCATCTCAAGGCGGACCGGGAGCAGGCGCAGAAGCGGCTGGAGTCGGCGGAGACGAAGCAGCAGCTCGACGCGGCGCGCGCCGACCTGAAAGCAGCCACCGACGCCATCAGCGGGAATGCCGAGCAGCGCCGCGAGTACGAGGCAGCGGTCAAGGGGGAGGACGACGGTCGCGTGAAGGAGGCGGAGGCGAAACTCTACCTCGGCTTCGACAAGTCCGAGCAGGACGCTGTCTACTACAAGCTGCGCGAGGCGCGGCACGAAAACGAAGAGGCAGACGAGGCGAAGCTGCAGAAGCAGTTCGACGACTGGCAGCGCAAGATCGACGAGAAGACCCGCATCTACGACCAGGCGATCGCCGCCCACAAGGCAGCGACGCAGAAGCGGCTGGCATTCATCCAGCGGCGGGACGCGGCACAGGCAAAGATCGACGCGATCGAGAAACCGATCCGCGACATCGACAAGCGGCTGGAAGCGTTCAGCGGGATCGGCAAGCTTCCGCAGATGGAGCAGTACTGGATCTCGAATCTCAGGAACTCCTGGGGGTCGGAGACCGTCGACCGCTGCCAGAACTGCCACGTCGGGATCAACAAGGGTGGGTTCTCTGCGCCCTGGGAAGTGCTGGAGGCGAAGAAGGCGAACCTGGCGGCGGCCGACATGAAGGCGCAGTTCGCCGTCGATCCGGAGGTGGTCGACGCCTACCAGAAGATCCACGACGCGCTCTGCGAGGACGTGCCGCCAGCGCCCGAGGCCATTCCCATCGGCGGATACCAGCCGCCCGCCGAGCCATCGCCGATGGATCCGGCGCAGGCCACCGAGTGCCGGCCCCGCGTCACCTGGGAGAAGTGGGTGGAGCTCGCCGAGGCGTACTGCGGTCCGAACGCGCGCTGGTTCGCGAAGACGAAGGCCGTGCTGAAGGACGCGAAAGGCGCGGTGCTCGCGGAGCAGAAGCCGCAATGGAAAGGGATGTCGAGCAACCCGGCGCTGGACGCGGAGAAGGGCGAGGAGAAGCCCATCGAGGAGCGCGTCGCGCAGGCGTGTACCGACAAGGAGTCGCTTGCCGCATTCGAGGAGGCGGCGAAGACCAATCCCTTCGACGTGAAGCCGGTCTTTCGCACGCACCCGCACCGCTTTGAGCTGCTCACCAAGGCGCACAATCCGGAGACGTTCGGGTGCACGACCTGTCATGGCGGGCAGGGCGCGCAGACCAAGGGCGTGCGGCACCGCGCCTTCCGCCATGGCGAGGACGACCACGACTGGAACGATCCGCTCACCGACGAAGTGACGGTGATGGGCAAGAAGTACAGGGGCGCGTTCATGCAGTCGAAGTGCAACAAGTGCCACGCGCAGGAGCTGACCCTCTCGCACGCGCCGCTGCTGTCGAAAGGCAAGAAGCTCTTCACTGACGTGGGGTGCTGGGGTTGCCATCCGGTCGAGGGGTACAACGATCTGGCGAAGCGCGGACCGACGCTGACCAACATCGCCAGCAAGACCACCCAGGGCTGGCTCCACACCTGGGTCTCGTATCCGAAGGGGTGGCGGCCGGCGACGCGGATGCCGAACTTCTGGCCCGGCGCCGTCGACGCGCAGTCCGTTCCGCACCACGAATCGCAGAAGCCAGACGAAGTGATGGCGCAGCATCGCAAGCTGCGCGAGCAGGAGGTCTCCGCCATCGTCGCGTACCTGTGGGTGAACAGCGACAAGGCGCCGCTGCTCGCCCAGACCGCGCCGCGCGGCGACGCCGCCAAGGGCAAGGAGACGTTCGACAGCGTCGGCTGCCGGGGCTGCCATGTCACGGAGAAGGACGCGACCGCGCGCCGCAGCGAGGCCAGCGAGGAGCGCGACTACGCGCCGAACCTGTGGAACGTCGCCGACAAGGCGAAGCCCGAGTGGATCTACTCCTGGGTGAAGAACCCCAAGGCGATGTGGCCGGAGACGAAGATGCCGGACCTCCGGCTCAGCGACGCGGAGGCGGCGAACGTCACCGCGTATCTGCTGACGCTGAAGAGCGACCAGAAGTATCCCGAGCAGAAGGCGTCCGCGCGCCAGCAGCAGACGCTGGCGGCGCAGGGGAAGGAGCTGATCGCCAAGTACGGCTGCTTCGGTTGCCACAACATCAAGGGGTTCGAGAACGCGCAGAAGATCGGCACCGAGCTGACCGAGCACGGCAGAAAGGGCGTGGAGCTGCTCGACTTCGGCGACGTGCAGTACTTCACCGAGGACCCCAAGCATCACCAGACCTACGCCAACTGGGTCTGGGAGAAGCTGCATGTCCCCCGCGTCTTCGCCTACGAGCGCGTCGAGACGCGGATGCCGCAGTTCGACTTCACCGACGACGAGGCGCTCGCCATCCTCACCTTCCTCAAGGGCCAGACGGGAGAGACGCCTCCGCCGGAGTACCGCACGGGCATCAACGAAGTGCAGGCGGCGGTCTACAAGGGCGAGCGCCTGGTCTTCTGGAACGGCTGCCGCAACTGCCACATCGTCGAGAAGCGCGGCGGGAAGATCCGTGACCAGTTCAACGAAGACAACCAGAGCTTCGCTCCGCCGATCCTGACCGGCGAGGGTTGGAAAGTGCAGCCGCACTGGCTGTTCGGGTTCATCAAGGATCCGATCCCGCTGCGGCCCTGGCTGACGGTGCGGATGCCGACCTTCCACTTCACCGACGCGGATGCGACCGACGTCGTGCATTACTTCGCGGCGGCCTCGAACAAGAGCTTCCCCTACCTCACGGCCGAGGCGCCCCAGCCGGAAGGAGAGCGGCTCCGCCAGACCGAGGCGCTCTTCAAGGAATTGCAGTGCGTGAACTGCCACGTGGTCGGGCAGCTGCGGCCCAACCAGGATCCGGCCAGCGCCGCACCCAACTTCCTGCTTGCCAAGGAGCGGCTGCGGCCGGACTGGATCCCCGTCTGGCTCAAGAACCCGCAGGCGCTGATGGACGGGACGCGGATGCCCAGCTTCTGGGACTTCAGCGACGAGGCGCACCCCGTCTCGCCGAGCAAGCTGTTCAACGGCGACTCGAAGGCGCAGATCGACGCCCTGCGCGACTACCTGATGCATCTGGAGGCGAAGAGCGCGCAGCCCACCAAGACGGCGGCGGTGTCGACCCGCGGCTGA